In Drosophila santomea strain STO CAGO 1482 chromosome 3L, Prin_Dsan_1.1, whole genome shotgun sequence, a single window of DNA contains:
- the LOC120448584 gene encoding phospholipid scramblase 1 isoform X2, whose protein sequence is MSIPTGIPNCPRGLEYLTTIDQLLVKQKVELLEAFTGFETNNKFTIKNALGQKVYFAAEDNDCCTRNCCGPGRPFDMRVFDNFQQEVIHMHRPLACSSCLFPCCLQSIEVSAPPGNVIGTIEQEWSICSPSFRILNHVGDTVMRIEGPFCTFSLCGDVEFNVVSLTGEKIGKISKQWSGLAREIFTDADFFGINFPLDLDVRMKAVLLGATFLIDAMFFEKAGNRETDGPGML, encoded by the exons ATGAGTATACCTACCGGAATTCCGAACTGTCCGCGCGGATTGGAGTACCTTACGACTATCGACCAGCTTTTAGTTAAGCAGAAGGTCGAGCTGCTGGAGGCCTTCACGGGCTTCGAGACCAACAACAAGTTTACGATCAAGAACGCCCTGGGTCAGAAGGTCTATTTCGCGGCGGAGGACAACGATTGCTGCACCCGCAATTGCTGCGGTCCAGGGCGTCCCTTCGACATGCGAGTCTTCGACAACTTTCAGCAGGAAGTGATCCACATGCACCGCCCGCTGGCCTGCTCCTCCTGTCTGTTCCCCTGCTGTCTGCAGAGCATCGAGGTGTCGGCGCCACCCGGCAATGTTATCGGCACCATCGAACAGGAGTGGTCCATCTGCTCGCCATCCTTCCGCATCCTCAACCACGTGGGCGACACGGTGATGCGCATCGAAGGACCTTTCTGCACCTTTTCGCTCTGCGGCGACGTCGAGTTCAAT GTTGTTTCGCTCACTGGTGAGAAGATCGGCAAGATCTCGAAGCAGTGGTCCGGCCTGGCACGTGAAATTTTCACGGATGCGGACTTCTTTGGCATCAATTTCCCACTGGACTTGGATGTGCGCATGAAGGCCGTTCTGCTGGGCGCCACATTCCTCATA GATGCCATGTTCTTTGAAAAAGCCGGTAACCGAGAGACCGATGGCCCCGGAATGCTATAG